GCGCGATCACCTCTCCGCGTGGCCCGACGATCTCGGCGAGCTGGACCGCCTTGGTGCCGGGCGCGGCGCAGCAGTCGACCACCGTGTCGTTCGGCTCGGCGCCGAGCAGGAGCGGCACCAGCTGCGAGGCCTCGTCCTGGATCACGTACTCGCCGCGGTCGAAGGCCGGCCCTCGCGAGGGGTCCTTCGCGGCGTTCGTCACGCCCTTCGGCGCGTACGGCGTCGGCACGCCGCCGAGCTCGCGCGCGACCCGCTCGCGCACTCCGTTCGCCGTCACGCGGACGGTGCGCGGCGGCGCCTTCGCGCAGGCCTCGGCGAAGGCGACGGCGTCTTCCGGGCCGAGCTCGGCGACGAGCCGCTCGGCGAGCCAACGAGGCATCGATCCCCACTGCTCGACGTGGCCGATCGGGTCCGCGACCGGATCGGGCCAGACCAGGCGCTGCTCGTCGCGAACACGGATCAGGCCGCGCAGCACCGCGTTGGTGAAACCGGTGGCGCGCTCGAAGCCTACTTTTCGCGCGAGCAACACGGTCTCGTGTACGACCGCGGCGTCCGGGATCGAGTCCAGGCAGAGCAGCTGGTACGCGCCGAGCCGGAGCAGATTTCGCACCTCGGACTCGACCCGGCGCAGCGGGCGGTCGAGCGCCTGGCCGAGCGCCGCATCCACGCGGCCGCGCAGCCGCAGCGTTCCGTAGCTGAGCTCGGTGGCGAGCGCGCGGTCGCGGATCTCGAGCTTCGCCTCGGGAAGCGCCGCGTGCAGCACGATCTCGGCGAAGGCGCGGTCGCGGTCGACGCGCTCGAGCACGAACCAGGCGATGCCGCGGGCGGTGGGGACGAACGGGGTCTCGGTCACGGCGTGCGCGCCTCCTCGGCATCGGGAACCCGGAATCCGCGAAGCAGCTCGTCGGCGCGCATCGGCCGCTTGCCGGCGAGCTGGATCTGCTCGAGCTCGAGATACGCGTCGCCCGCGGCGAGCAGCAGGCGGCCCGCCTCGACGCGAAGCGCGCCGGGCCGCGCGTGGCCGAAGTGGTCGGGGCCGAGCTTCGCGCGCACGATGCGCATGCGCTTGGCGGCGCGGACCAGCTCGATGTCGACCCCCGGCCGCGGCGTGGCCGCGCGGATGCGCCGCAGCAGACGCTCGGCGGGCTGCGTGAAGTCGAGCTGAGCGAAGCCGCGGTCGAGCTTCGGCGCGAGCGTGACGCGCACGGAGCCCTGCGGCGCGAAGACCGCGCGGCCATTCGCGAGCTGGTCCACAGCGTCGAGCAGCGCCTGCGCGGCGAGCTCGGCCAACCGAGCTGAGACCTCGCCGGCGGTCTCGTCCGCGCCGATCGCGGTCTCGCGCACCAGGCACACGTCGCCCGCGTCCATCTCCTTCACCACGCGCATCACCGAGATGCCCGTGCGCGGGTCGCCCGCGTCGATCGCCCACTCGATCGGCGCGGCGCCGCGCCAGCGCGGCAGCAAGCTCGCGTGCGCGTTGATCAAGCCCAGCCGCGGCAACTCGCGCACGCTCTTCGGGATGAACTGTCCGAATGCCACCACGACTCCCAGCTCCGGCTCGCGCGCGCGCATCCACGCGAGCGCGCTCTCGTCTCCGACCTTCTCCGGCTGCAACACATCTACACCGATCTCTGTCGCCGCGATCTTCACCGGCGTTCCGTCCAGGGTCCGGCCGCGCCCGCGCGGACGATCGGGCTGCGACACCACGCCGACCAGGGTGTGCGAGCTCGAGGCGAGCGCCCGAAGAGCCGGCACCGCGAAGTCCGGCGTTCCGAAGTACAGCAGGCGCAAGTCAGCCGTCGGCGTGGCCCGCCGGCTCGCGCTCCTCCTGATCGCGGCGGAGCTGCTTCTTGCGCCGCCGTACGTACAGCTCGCGCTTGAGCTTGCTGATGTGGTCGATGAAGAGGACCCCGTCCAGGTGGTCGATCTCGTGCTGGAAGCAGAACGATTCGAGCTCGGTCGCGTCGAACTCGACTTCCTCCCAGTCCAGAGTGCGCGCGCGCACCACCACGCGCGCGTGGCGCTCGACGTCCGACTTGAAGTCCGGTACCGACAGGCAGCCCTCCTGCTCCGACACCGCTCGGCCCTCGGCCACGCGGATCTCGGGGTTCAGCAGGATGCGCGGGTTGCGCTCGCCGTCCTCGCTCCAGTCCAGGTCCATCACGATCAGGCGCTTGGCGACACCGACCTGCGTCGCCGCCAGGCCGATGCCCGGCTCGTCGTACATGGTCTCGGCCATGTCGTCGGCGAGCGCGCGGAGCGCGTCGTCGATCTCGTGGCGCTCGACCGCCGCGGCCTTCTGGCGCAGCCGGGCGTCGGGGAACTGCAGGACCTGTCGGATCATCGGCCGTATTTCATAGCATTTGCAGGGGGTTGGCATCCAGCCGCAGGGTCACGCCGGCGAAGGCGGGGCCGTGCGCCTGCCGCATCAGCTCGCGCGCGACCACGCGCACGCCCTCGCGCGGGCCGAGCAGGAGCAGCTGCCAGCGGAACTCGTCGCGGATCCGAGTGAGCGGGGCGGGCGCCGGACCGAGCACGCGCACGCTCTCGCCGCCGGTGTCGTCCGAGAGGCAGGTCTTGGCGAGCCCCGCGAGCGCGAGCGCCGCACCCTCGACTGCCGCCGCGCGCTTTCCCGAGAGCGCGACGTGCACGATCTCGGCGAACGGCGGCCAGCCGTGCGGGCGCCGCCGCGCGACCTCTTCGCGGTAGAAGCGCGGGTAGTCGTGCGTGCGCGCCAGCGCGATCGCGTAGTGCTGCGGAAGGAAGGTCTGCAGCACCACGCGCCCCGGCTCCAGCCCGCGGCCGGCGCGGCCCGCCACCTGCGTTAGCAGCTGGAAGGTGCGCTCGCCGGCCCGGAAGTCGGGGAAGTGCAGGCCCAGGTCCGCCGCGACGACACCGACCAGCGTCACGTTCGGGATGTCGTGCCCCTTCGCGACCATCTGCGTGCCGACCAGGATGTCGATCTCGTTTCTGTGGAAGGCGGCCAGGATTCCGCGCTGCGCGCCCTTGAGCCGCGACGTGTCGCGGTCCAGGCGCGCGACGCGCGCGCTCGGGAACGACGTCTTCACCTCTTCCTCGAGCCGCTCGGTGCCGTACGCCACCATTCCGCCCTCGGGGCTGTCGCAGGACGGGCAGCGCGATTTCGGGTCCTCGCGGTAGCCGCAGTAGTGGCAGCGGAGCTCGCCCTCGAGCGGGTCGTCGATGCGCCGCACGCCTTCGGTCGCGTGGTAGACGAGGGAGATGTCGCAGTGCGTGCAGCGCAACGCGAAGCCGCAAGAGAAGCAGTACACGTGCGCCGCGAAGCCGCGCCGATTGAGGAACAGGATCGCCTGCTGGCCGGCGGCGAGCGTCTCGGCCAGCGCCTCGCGAAGCGGCCGCGAGAGCATGCCGCGCTTGGGTCCGCGCGCGCCGGGATTTCCCATGTCCACGATCTGCACCGTCGGCAGCGGCCGGCTCGCCACGCGCTCGGGAAGCGTGAGCCGCGCGTACTCGCCGTGCGCGGAGCGCCAGGCCGTGCCGACGTCGGGCGTCGCGGAGCCGAGCAGCACCGGGCAGCCCTCGCGCTCGGCGCGCGCGAGCGCGACGTCGCGCGCGTGGTAGCGGAAGCCCTCGTCGCTCTTGTACGCGCCGTCGTGCTCCTCGTCGATCACGATCAGACCCAGATCGGTGTAGGGCGCGAAGACCGCCGAGCGCGCGCCGATCGCGATCGGCACGCGGTTCTCGCGGATCAGCCGCCACTGGTCGAAGCGCTCGCCGGCCGAGAGGCCGCTGTGCAGAACCGCGACGCGGTCGCCGAAGCGCGCGCGGAAGCGGTCGACGACCTGGTGCGTGAGCGAGATCTCGGGCACCAGCACGATCACCGAGCGGCCCTTGCGCAGCGCGACGTCGGCCGCGCGCTGGTAGACCTCCGTCTTGCCGCTTCCGGTGATGCCGTAGAGCAGGAAGGTCGAGTCACCTCGCGCCTCGATCGCGCTTGCGATCTCGGCGAGCGCGGTGGTCTGGTGTGGCGTGAGCTCGGGCGCCGCCTCGGTCGGCACGAGCGGATCGTCGGCCGAGCCGCGCACGCGCTCGCGCTCCTCGCAGATCACGTAGCCCGCCTCGACCAGCGCGCGTAGCGCCGGCGTCGAGCGAGCGGGCGCGGGCGCGGGGCCTAGCGCCGAGAGGAGCGCGAGCTGCTTCGGGGCGCGCGCGAGCGCCTGCTCGGCCGAAGCGCGGTCCAGGTCCGGCGCCACGCGGTACACGCGCTCGAGCTTTCGGCGCACCTTGGGCGGATCGGTGCCGGGCGCGCGCGAGACGAAGCCGAGCCGCTCCAGCCGGTCGAGCGCCGCGATCGCGGCGGGAAAGCGCGTGCGGATCTCGGCCTCCGAGCGCGCGCGCCGGCCGAGCGCCCAGAGCACCTGGCCCAGCGTCCCGCGCACCTCTCCTCGCTCGAGCGCGCGAAGACCGGCGGGAAGCAGCGTCACCTTCGTGCCCGGGCGCGACGCCGTGCCGGGCGGGATCGCGGCGGCGAGCGCGATTCCCGGCGGGCAGAGCGCGTCGCGTGCCACGCGGAGCACGGCCTCGAGAAGCGGCTGCGGGAGCACCGGCTCCGCGTCGAGCACCTGGATCACCGCGCGAAGCGTTCCGCGCGCGCGCGGCGCGGTGCCGGATTTCAGCGCGACCACCACGCCCACCACGCGCCGGCCGCCGTGGGGCACGAGCACGCGCGCGCCGGGCTCGGCGGTCTGGCCGTCGAGGAGCGCGTAGTCGAAGGTCTCGTCCAGCGGGACGGGAACGGCGACCTCGACCACGGTCGTGATGCCCATCCCCTGTTTGTACCGCCGCCGCGGCGCGACTCCAAGCGCCGGTCCCTTGCCCGGCTCCCCGGCGCGCCCTACCTGAAGGGCGATGCGCGACATCACCGTCGTCGGCAGCCTGAACATCGACATCTCCGTGCGCGTGCCCCGCTTCGTGCGGCCGGGCGAGACGCTGCGCGCCACCGGCCTGCTGCTCGGCGCAGGCGGCAAAGGCGTGAACCAGGCGATCGCCGCCGCGCGCCTGGGCGGTCGCGTGCACCTGGTCGGCTGCGTGGGCGACGACGAGTTCGCCGCGATTCCGCTTCGCGCGCTGGCCGAAGCGGGCGTGGACGCGACGCACGTCGCGACGCTCGCCGGCCAGCGCACCGGCACCGCGCTGATCACCGTCGACGAGGCGACCGGCCAGAACCAGATCGCCGTCGACGCGGGTGCGAACCGAAGCGTGCGCCCGGAGCACGTGCGCGACGCGGTGCCGGCGTTCCGCGCGTCCGCCGTGCTGCTGGTGCAGCTCGAGCTCCCGCCCGAGACGGTCGAGACCGCGCTCTGGCTCGCGCGCGCGAACCACGTGCGAACCGTGCTCGACCCCGCGCCCGCGCGCGATCTCGCCGACGGCACGCTCGCGCTGGTCGACGTGCTCACGCCCAACGAGAGCGAGGCCGAGGCGCTCACGGGAATCGCGATCGGCAGCGTCGAATCCGCCGCGCAGGCCGGCGCGCGGCTGCAGGCGCGAACCGGCGGCGACGTGGTGGTGAAGCTCGGCGAGCAGGGCTGCGTCTGGGTTCACGCGACCGGCTTCGAGCACGTCGCCGCGCCGCGTGTCCGCGCGCTCGACACCACCGGCGCGGGCGACGCGTTCAACGGCGGGCTCGCGCTCGCGCTCGCGCGGGGCGAGCCGCTCTCTGCCGCGCTTCGCGAGGCCGTGCGCGCGGGCGCCGCCGCGACGCTGCGCCGCGGCGCGGCTGCCGCCATGCCCACCCCCGCCGACCTCTTGGCGCTGCCGGAAGCGCGCTAGACTCGGGCACCGCTCTCGAAGAACGGAGGTCACCGCCATGGACAAGTCCCGCTCGCTCGCCGCCACCGCCCTCACCACGCTGATCGGCCTCTCCGTCGGCCAGATCGCCGAAGCCGCCAGCGCCCAGGCGTCGTCGGGAAACGAGAAGTGCTACGGCGTGGTGAAGAAGGGCCAGAACGACTGCGGCACCGCGAATCACGGCTGCAGCAAGCAGGCGAGCCAGGACGCCGACCCGAACGAGTGGGTCTACCTGCCCAAGGGCAGCTGCGAGAAGATCGTCGGTGGCAGCCTCGCGCCCAAGGACAAGTAGCGCCGCCTCGTCGCTCCCGCGCGCCTGCGGGCTCGGCCTGCGCGCGCCGCACTACGACGCGATCCTGGCCGGCGCGCCCGACGTCCCGTTCTTCGAGGTGCTGGCCGAGAACCACACCACCCTCGGCGACCCCGCGCGCGAGATCCTGACGCGCGTCCGCGAGCGCTGGCCGGTGACGCTTCACTGTGTCGGCATGTCGCTCGGCTCGACCGACCCGCTCGATTTCGAGCACCTGGGCCGGCTGCGCGAGCTCGAGCACCGGCTCGAGCCCGCGCTCGTCTCCGACCACCTGTCTTGGTCGTCGCTGGACGGCCGCTTCCTGCACGACCTTCTGCCGCTGCCCTACCTGGAGGAGTCGATCGCGCACGTCTCCGCGCGCATCGCGCGCGTGCAGGATTTCCTCGGCCGCCGGATCGCGATCGAGAACGTGTCTAGCTACGCGACCTTCGCCGAGTCCGAGCTGGCCGAGTGGGAGTTCCTGTCCGCCGTCGCCGAGCGCGCCGACTGCTCGATCCTGCTCGACGTGAACAACGTGCACGTCTCGGCGGTGAATCACGGCTTCTCGGCCGAGACCTACCTGGACGCGCTCCCGCGCGAGCGCGTGGCGCAGCTGCACATCGCCGGGTTCTCGCGCGGCCGCGAGCTGCTGCTCGATTCGCACGGCGCCGCGATCGACCCGGCCGTCTGGCGCCTGCTCGAGCTCGCGCTCGAGCGGTTCGGCGCACTCCCGTTCGTACTCGAGCGCGACCGCAACATCCCGCCGCTCTCCGAGCTGCTCGACGAGGCGAAGAAGGCGAGCGCGCTGATCGCGCGGCGAGTGACTCGCGATGATCTGGAGTGACTTCCATGCTGCGTGAGCTGCAGCGCCGCTTCGTGCGCGACATGCTCGCGGGCGAGTCATGGGTGCACCCGTACCGAGAGAACCTGCTCTGCGGCCACGCCGAGGCGCTCGAATCGCTGTACCCCGTGTGCCGCCGCCTGGTCGGCGACGAGTTCTTCCGCGCCGCCGCCCGCCGCTTCGCTCTCGGTCATCCCGCTTCCTCGCCCGATCTGAACGACTACGGCGCCGAGCTGGCCGACTTCTTCGCCGGCTTCGAGCCCGCGCGCGCCCTGCCCTACCTGCCCGACGTCGCGCGCTTGGAGCGGGCGCTGCACCGCGCGCTGCTCGCGCCGGTTCCGCCGAGGGTCGACCTCGCGGCGCTCGCGCAGGTGCCCGAGGCGCGCCGCGGCCAGGTGCGCTTCGCGCTCGCGCCCGGCGTCGCGCTGCTCGAGTCCCGCTACCCCGCCGACCGGATCTGGCTCACCAACCAGCCCGGCTACACCGGCGAGGATCGCGTCGACCTGTCCGAGGGCGGCGTGCGGCTGGCCGTCTGGTTCACGCCGGACGGCGAGCCCGCGCTCGAGCGGCTCGTCCCGGCCGAGCTCCAGCTGCTCGCCGGCTTCGAGCGCGGACTCACGCTCGACGACGCGTGCGCGTCCTGGCCAGGCACGAGTCAGGAGCTGGCCGGATTCCTCGCCCGAGCGGTGCAGCGCGGGTGGATCGGGTCGGCGCGGGTCGGGTGAGCCGCGATTGGATCGCGGCGAACCAGCGCGGCGTGCGGTCCGCGCCGCGGAATGGTTCGGTCTCACCTCCGCGGAGCGAGCCTCCGCGGAGACCGCGGGGATTCAGACCGCGTCCGAACGCCGGCGCCTACGGCCGGTCGGTTGCGTTCCACGCCATCGCTCCCGTGATCCAGTGGGTGATCTCCTCCTGCTGGTCGTTCCTGTGCAGGTGGCGGGGCGGCTGCGCGAAGGTCTCGTAGGGGCGACACCGCAGGACGACGCGGCCCTCCTTCTCCGCCATCGCCTGCACCACCGGCCGAGCCTCCGCGGGCAGCGGTTTCCCCGACATGCGGCCGCCGACAGCCATCATGACGTCGACCACCAGCGCGGGATCGGTCTCCAGCCGCGCGTCGCAGTAGACCTGCAGGTACGCGAAGGGCCAGCGCTCGTCGAGAATGCAGAGGCTGATCTTTCCCGAGCGCGCCACTGCCTTCGCCTTGGCCCGGCCTCCCATCGTGGAGACGAGGAGCTCGTCGCCGTCGGTCGGCACGTAGTAGACCACCGACATCGCCGGCCCGTCGGAGCGCCGCTCGTAACCGAAGATGCAGGTGCGGTGCGTGCGGACGAACTCGCGGCGCTCGGATGGGAGCATGTCGCGGTCGGTCGGAGCGGTGAACGGGGCGGGCGAGAGCGGGAGGATGCGCATCGAGTTCTCCTCTACAAGAGTCTTGTTATCGATCGATAATAGACTATGCTCGCCCGATGGGTCAAGCGCAGAAGCGCCGTCGTCGGCTGCGCCGATCGCGCGGGGACATCCGCGAGCGCTTGCTCGACGCCGCCCTCGTGGAGTTCGGAGCGAAGGGGTTCGACGGCGCCTCGACGCGCGCCATCGCCGAGCGCATCGACGCCCACCAGCCTCAGATCCACTACCACTTCGAATCGAAGGAGGCGCTCTGGAGAGCGGCGGTGGATCACCTCTTCGCGGAGCTCGGTCGCGCCATGGAGGGGCTCGACTTCGGAGCGGATCCGGCCCGGACCACCGCGATCGATACGCTCGCGGACGGGTTCGCCGAGCTGATCCGGCGCTTCGTGCGTTTCGCGGCTGCAAGGCCCGAGCTGAACCAGATCATGCTGCACGAGGCAACCGCCAGGAGCGCGAGGCTTCGCTGGATGACCGACCGGCACGTTCGGCCGCTCTACGACGCCGTACGCGTGCTCTGGCGCCGCCTGCGCGAGGCGGGGATCGCCGCGCCCATCGACGATGCGATGTTTCATTACGTGTTGGTGGGCGCCGCGTCACTCCCCTACGTGAACGCTCCGGAGGTGCGCCTGCTGACGAAAGCGGAGCCGACTGACCCCTCCTGGGTGGAGAGGCATGCGGACGGGCTCGTCGCGACCTTCCTGCCGAATCGAAGCTGATCTCCGGGGAGAGCTACCGACTCCGCGTCTCGGCGGAGCCGCAGCGCTTGCGCGCGCCCCCGTGCGACAATCGCTGCCGATGAGCCAGCTCGACCCGAAGGTGATGACCGTGCGTGGACCCGTGGCGCCGGAAGCGCTCGGCCTCACGTCGCTGCACGAGCACATCCTGTGCGATCTGTCCGCGTGCTACCGCGATCGGTTCCGGAAGATCCTGCCGGCCGAGATGGAGATGCCGGACGGGCCGTTCGAGATCGGGGAGCGCTCGACGCTGCGGCACGCGATGCTGCTGTCGAGCAGCAACCTTCGGCTGGACGACGAGAAGGTGATGACGGCCGAGGTCGCGGACTTCGCGGCGGCGGGCGGGGGCGCGATCGTCGAGACCGGCTCGCCGGGGATCCGCACCGGCCAGGACGTGCGCGCGTTCGCGCGCATCTCGCAGGCGACCGGCGTGCACATCGTGGCGTGCACGGGGCTGTACGCGGAGGACAGCTGGCCGGAGCGCTTCCGGGGTTTGTCGGAAGCGCAGTACGCGGACTACCTGCGCGGCGAGATCGCGAGCGGGATCGACGGCTCGGGAATCCTGCCGGGCCAGATCAAGGTCGCGTACGAGGGACGAAGCGCCGACGCGGACGCGTACCTGCGCGCGGCGGCGCGCGTCTCGCGCGAGTCGGGGCTCTCGCTGCAGGTGCACGTGGGCTTGCTTCAGTCGAACCCCGAGCTGCGCGAGTCGTTCCTGCCGCTCCTGTACGGGAGCGAGTGCGTGCCGGAGCGGACGGTGATCTGCCACGTCGAGAACTGGCTGGGGTCGCTGCCCCTGCAACAGATCGTGCTCGAGCCACGGCTTGCGGCGCAGGACTTGACGTTACACCGCGAGGTGTTGGACCGCGGCTTCCACGTCTGCTTCACCTGCATCGGCGCGGAGTGGGACCTGGAGGAGCTCGGCTTCGCGCACCGGCCCGACTGGTTCTACCTGGCGGGACTGGTGGCGCTGATCCGCGAGGGCTACGCGGACCAGCTCACGATCGGACACGACGTGTTCACCAAGCTCTGCACGCGCCGCGGCGGCGGCGAGGGCTACACGCGGATCCCCCGCTTCGTGCTGCCCCTGCTCGGACGCTGCGGGGTGTCCGACGCGGATGTCCGCAAGCTCACGGTCGAGAATCCGGCGCGGCTTCTGGCGCAGTGAGTCGTGCGAAGCCTCGGTCACAGGCTCGCCCTCGCCGCGCTGCTCCTGGCCATGCTCGGGCCGGAGACCGCGCTCGCGGCGGTCGACAAGTGCGGCGCGGATCGGGCCAAGGCTCTCGGCAAGCACGCGGCCGCGGGGCTCGATTGCCACTCACGCGCGGCTGGATCCGGCGCAGCCGTAGACACCGCGTGCCTGGCGAAGGCGCAGACGCGACTCGCCGACGCGTTCGCGAAGCTCGAAGCCAAAGGCTGCACGCCAGGCGACGCTTTTGACGGAGCGGAGAGCGCTGCCGAGTTCTGGAAGGCCGCCGCCGCACGGCTCCGCACGGGGGCGGGCGCGGCCGATTCCTGCGCCGCGGCCAAGCTGCGCGGCGCGGGGCGGCACGCGCGCGACGCGTTCGAGTGTCACGCGAAGGCGCTGAGTAGAGACTTGCCGCGCGACGCCGCGTGCTTCGCGCGCGCGCGCCAGCGCTTCCACGCCGAGCTCGCCCGCGCCGAGCGGCGAGGCGGCTGCCTCACGCTCGACGACGGCGCGCCGCTCGAGCGCGAAGCCGACGCGCACGTGGCTCGCGCGCTCGACCTCGCGCTCTGCGCCGACCTGGTCGAGGACGACGTGCCCGGCGCCTGGAGCGCGAGCGCCGTCGGCGGCTACCCGACCGAGCTCTCCGCGCTCGCGCCCGACGACGCGCTGGTGGGAAGCGCTGCGCTGCGCGCCGAGACGACCGCGCTCTTCGGCTGGACGCTGCGCCACGCCGCGCCCGGGCCGCTCGACGTCTCGGAGGGAATCGCGAGCGAGCTGCGCTTCGCGGTTCGCGCCGAGAACACCAACACACCGACCTGGCAGGGAAGCTGGCCGGCGCTCACCCTCGAAGACGCGTTCGGGCGGCGGCGGCGCTACGAGCCGACCGCCCCGCGGCTTCCCGACGACGGCTTCCTCTGGCGCCCGATCTCGGTGCCGCTGGACGGAGGCGCGGGCTGGACTACGAGCGGCGACGAGAGCTTCGACCGCACGGCCGTGGCCGCGGTCGAGCTCGAGGCCGACACCTGGGGCGCAGGATTCCGGATCGAGCTCGATGGGCTCGCCGCGGTCGGGCCGACCTGCCGCGCGCCGTGTGACTGCGGCGCGCACGGGAGCTGCGGCGAGTCACTCGCCTGCGAGTGCGACCTGGGCTACTCGGGCGCGCGCTGCGACGAGTGCGCGTACGGCTGGGGCGAGGGTCCGGGCGACACCTGCGCGCTCGAGAGCGACGGCGGAGCCACGGTCTGGCCCAACGCCTACGCGCCCGCGAACTCGAGCCCGTGGCTCGCCGCGCACCACGACGACGTCGTGCGCCTCGAGCCGACGGTGCTGGTGCTGAACTTCGTGAACCCGAGCTCGCCGGGCGCGGTGCGGACGCTGGTCGACGGCGTGATCGCGGGGCTCGCGGAGGGATCGCGCGAGCGCGGCGACGAGATCCCGGGCGCGACCCCGCAGCTCGAGTACCGCATCTTCGGCGACGCGGTGATCGATCTTCGCGACGGCGTCGAAGGGCGCGATCCCGCGCCGCCCGGCTGGCCGTACCAGAACTCGACGCTCTACCCGCGCCGGCCGGACGGCGAGCCCGGCGCCTGGCGCTTCGACTACGCGGAGCTCTTCGACCAGGACTTCGCCGAGCACTACGGAGTGATCGATCCGAACGACCCGGGCCGCTACCTCGAGCTCTGCGAGCTGGCCGAGCGCGGGCTGGTGCACGACGTCTGGGTGGTCGGCTCGGGCGATGTCCCGGACGCGGGCGCGGCCGAGGTCCTCGAATCCAAGCCTCTTTACGATTCGGCGGGAAACCGCGTGGGCGAGGGCTTCGACCGCTGCGCGGGAAACGGCTGCTTCGATCTGGACGTGCCGGTCTGCGGCGTGAGCCTGCGCGTCGGATTCGTGAACTACAGCCGAGGCCCCGGCTGCTACATCCACTCACAGGCGCACGGGATCGAGTCGACTGCCGCGCGCGCGGTCACGCCGGGACTCACGGCGTGGTTCGACCGCTTCGCGGGATTCGATCTGGACACGCGCTGGGGTCTGCCGCTGCCGAGCCTGTACGGGGTGTCCTGTCCGTCGCCGCCGTGCATCGAGCACCCGACGCCGTCGTCGCTCGCGCTTCAGACGTACGACGGCGCGCACGAGCGCGATCCGTTCGACGCGGTCTGCGGCAACGTGCACTTCCCGCCGAACGCCGAGTCGGGCTACGACTACGCGAACCCCGACGCCGTGCTCTCGAGCTGCCGCGGCTTCGGGACGACGGGCGAGCGCGCGCCCGTCTCGGCGCAGGACTGGAGCGCGTACTCGGACTACGGCGACTGCGGCGGCGAGTTCCTGGTCTGGTGGATGCAGCGAATGCCCGGCGCCTCGGGCACGCGCGCTTTCGGCGACGGCCGTCCCATGCGCTCGGTCTGGCCGTACCTGTTCTACTGACCCGGCACTACGAGCCGTCGGCGCGCCAGGTCAGCACCTCGCCGCCGCGGCCGAGCAGCACGCTGCCCGGGAACACGCGCAGCCGCCACGGCTCGAGGCGAAGCGCGGCGAAGCTCGCGTCGGTGGGCTTGGTCCAGCCGGGGATGATGGCGGGGTCGTAGCCGACCGGCGCGGGCGCGTCGCGGAACAGGTTCCAGACGCGCGTTCGCGTCTCGTCGTCGAACGCCCACTCGGCGCGGCACTCGGCCAGACAGGTGTCCTGCGTGGTCGCCCAGTAGTTGAGCGAGAGATACGGGCTCTGCGCCAGGTGCGCCCGCTTCAGCGGCGTGGGGCCGGTGGCGATCCAGCCCGAGAGCTTTGCTCCGTCCCAGACCCAGATCGGGTGCAGCACGCGCGAGC
Above is a window of Deltaproteobacteria bacterium DNA encoding:
- a CDS encoding DUF2063 domain-containing protein, which gives rise to MLRELQRRFVRDMLAGESWVHPYRENLLCGHAEALESLYPVCRRLVGDEFFRAAARRFALGHPASSPDLNDYGAELADFFAGFEPARALPYLPDVARLERALHRALLAPVPPRVDLAALAQVPEARRGQVRFALAPGVALLESRYPADRIWLTNQPGYTGEDRVDLSEGGVRLAVWFTPDGEPALERLVPAELQLLAGFERGLTLDDACASWPGTSQELAGFLARAVQRGWIGSARVG
- a CDS encoding TetR/AcrR family transcriptional regulator, which translates into the protein MGQAQKRRRRLRRSRGDIRERLLDAALVEFGAKGFDGASTRAIAERIDAHQPQIHYHFESKEALWRAAVDHLFAELGRAMEGLDFGADPARTTAIDTLADGFAELIRRFVRFAAARPELNQIMLHEATARSARLRWMTDRHVRPLYDAVRVLWRRLREAGIAAPIDDAMFHYVLVGAASLPYVNAPEVRLLTKAEPTDPSWVERHADGLVATFLPNRS
- a CDS encoding pyridoxamine 5'-phosphate oxidase; this translates as MRILPLSPAPFTAPTDRDMLPSERREFVRTHRTCIFGYERRSDGPAMSVVYYVPTDGDELLVSTMGGRAKAKAVARSGKISLCILDERWPFAYLQVYCDARLETDPALVVDVMMAVGGRMSGKPLPAEARPVVQAMAEKEGRVVLRCRPYETFAQPPRHLHRNDQQEEITHWITGAMAWNATDRP
- a CDS encoding pyridoxamine 5'-phosphate oxidase family protein, giving the protein MTELAKIGPAFVEMAHRIVWCSAATVDRRGRPRSRVLHPIWVWDGAKLSGWIATGPTPLKRAHLAQSPYLSLNYWATTQDTCLAECRAEWAFDDETRTRVWNLFRDAPAPVGYDPAIIPGWTKPTDASFAALRLEPWRLRVFPGSVLLGRGGEVLTWRADGS
- a CDS encoding DUF692 domain-containing protein, whose product is MAASRPRTSSAASSLPRACGLGLRAPHYDAILAGAPDVPFFEVLAENHTTLGDPAREILTRVRERWPVTLHCVGMSLGSTDPLDFEHLGRLRELEHRLEPALVSDHLSWSSLDGRFLHDLLPLPYLEESIAHVSARIARVQDFLGRRIAIENVSSYATFAESELAEWEFLSAVAERADCSILLDVNNVHVSAVNHGFSAETYLDALPRERVAQLHIAGFSRGRELLLDSHGAAIDPAVWRLLELALERFGALPFVLERDRNIPPLSELLDEAKKASALIARRVTRDDLE
- a CDS encoding phosphotriesterase, with product MSQLDPKVMTVRGPVAPEALGLTSLHEHILCDLSACYRDRFRKILPAEMEMPDGPFEIGERSTLRHAMLLSSSNLRLDDEKVMTAEVADFAAAGGGAIVETGSPGIRTGQDVRAFARISQATGVHIVACTGLYAEDSWPERFRGLSEAQYADYLRGEIASGIDGSGILPGQIKVAYEGRSADADAYLRAAARVSRESGLSLQVHVGLLQSNPELRESFLPLLYGSECVPERTVICHVENWLGSLPLQQIVLEPRLAAQDLTLHREVLDRGFHVCFTCIGAEWDLEELGFAHRPDWFYLAGLVALIREGYADQLTIGHDVFTKLCTRRGGGEGYTRIPRFVLPLLGRCGVSDADVRKLTVENPARLLAQ